A region from the Rosa rugosa chromosome 6, drRosRugo1.1, whole genome shotgun sequence genome encodes:
- the LOC133717926 gene encoding triosephosphate isomerase, cytosolic, which produces MGRKFFVGGNWKCNGTIDEVKKIVNLLNEGKVPSQDVVEVVVSPPYVFLPLVKSTLRPDFHVAAQNCWVKKGGAFTGEVSAEMLKNLEVPWVILGHSERRALLGETNEFVGDKVAYALSQGLKVIACVGETLEQREAGSTVEVVAAQTKAIAEKVKDWTNIVLAYEPVWAIGTGKVASPAQAQEVHCELRKWLHANTSPEVAATTRIIYGGSVNGANSKELAGQPDLDGFLVGGASLKPEFIDIINAAEVKKA; this is translated from the exons ATGGGCAGGAAGTTCTTCGTCGGCGGCAACTGGAAATGC AATGGAACAATCGATGAGGTTAAGAAGATCGTGAACTTGCTCAATGAGGGAAAAGTGCCGTCACAAGATGTTGTGG AGGTTGTGGTTAGCCCACCGTATGTGTTTCTTCCATTGGTGAAGAGCACTTTGAGGCCAGATTTCCATGTTGCGGCACAGAACTGCTGGGTCAAGAAGGGTGGTGCTTTCACCGGTGAAGTTAG TGCTGAGATGCTTAAAAATCTTGAGGTTCCATGGGTCATCCTTGGTCATTCCGAAAGAAGAGCTCTTTTGGGTGAAACCAATGAG TTTGTTGGGGATAAGGTTGCTTATGCACTTTCCCAAGGGTTGAAGGTGATCGCCTGTGTTGGTGAGACCCTTGAGCAGCGAGAAGCTGGATCGACTGTGGAAGTTGTTGCTGCACAAACAAAGGCAATTGCAG AGAAAGTGAAAGATTGGACCAACATTGTTTTGGCTTATGAGCCAGTGTGGGCTATTGGAACTGGGAAGGTTGCATCTCCAGCTCAGGCTCAGGAA GTGCATTGTGAATTGAGGAAATGGCTTCATGCAAACACAAGTCCTGAGGTTGCTGCAACAACCAGGATTATATATGGAG GCTCTGTCAATGGTGCAAACTCCAAAGAGCTGGCAGGTCAGCCCGATCTTGATGGGTTTTTGGTTGGCGGAGCTTCCTTAAAG CCCGAGTTTATTGACATTATCAACGCAGCTGAGGTGAAGAAAGCCTAG